AAGAAGATCCATGACATCATGTTACTGAGGCTACctgtaacaacacaaattgAGCCTATAGATCTTGCTGACTGCAATGCAAAACCAGAACTGTGAGTAGTAAAACATGTACTGatgtttactttttactttttttgttttgaaataagTAGTATTGTGTTTTTGGACTTCATGAACTACCACGTGGCCACAGGGGTGACAAAGACCTTTCAGGGGTGCACGGGCCACCCCAGGCCCCCCAGGCCCCCGTCACCCTCCAAATCGACACTATGTACAACAGTCTGTATCGTTTATTTCTAATGTCAAAAGTTCTGTTTATGTATAAAAGCATGTTACTTCCTCTATGTTTTCCTGTATTCTAATTTACATTGTACACACTTTTAACacataacagtaaaaaaaaaaaaaaaaaagtcttgttatGTCCCAtaataattttgtttatttgtttactaTATTAGTGTTTGGATCTGGAATAATCTGAAATTGAAATGATATTAAGTAAATGtaacattcttttttttgattatttttttcaggggGCATGAGGTGCAGATTGCAGGACATGCCTCCACCCGCACGGGCAAtaacaaagaaagaagtgagatttactttaaattattatGTTAGAATGTTGCTCTTTAATGTcactatattattatttaataatataaaaacataaatgtcagTCAGGACTGATTTCTATTTTGTCCGTTTTTGTCCGgtcaatttattttgaaaaactgaacATGTAATATGATTTACTTCCATGGATATAATTTATGGTCAAACAGTTTCCTGCCTCACATGACATTCTTTGgagatttattttatctgacaACTTTGAAACGCTTTTTCATTCTTTGCAGTAACTGGTGAATCTCGAACTCTtcagtgtgtaaatgtaaacactgttgACTGCACTAGGCTCAGAGAACTTAAAAAGGACACACCACGTAATTACCAGCACTGGTTCTGTGGTCAAGCTGATGGAAAGGATTCATCTCGTGTGAGTTGATGCAGCTACTAACCTGGAACACTTTCAATAGTTTAAGATTCGTcagtattttaataaataaagcgCAAACCTTTCcataaacatgttcctctttctcacagggtgactctggtggaggagtcgTGTACAATGGCCAGATCTACGGTGTAATCAGCTTCACCGGGGACCCTGTATACGCAACTAAAGAAGCAATTGGATTCATAGACCTTTGTCATCCAGGCTATTTACAGTGGATTGAAACAACTATTGCTActccagagagaaaacaaatgtgacacCGCAACTGTGCACTAAGCcctgttttctatgaaaagcTGAAGCTGAATCTGAATCTAGAGATACGATAAATATAGGAACATTTTGGTGTTCGGGatgtatgtattcaggtcaagaatgtagatttctgtttttctagGAAAAGCCTTAACACTCAGGTTCACGTCATTGTTCAAGTCATTGGGGACGTAGCTACAAAAGTCGATCATTTAATTACGACAAATGAGCTCATCCAAAACAATTGACACTTGAAAATGCACCTATATTATATTTACGACCTATTATCCTGGAgtgaaccccccccccacaatgCAGCCACCATGCAACGGTGTGATTTTTAACCGAgggattagcttagccctactacaactgctaactactaaaactactcagctgGCTTTatctttagcatgctccccatttagcgtgtttcctccttagccacagccagtcacttgctcgctctgctctcagggacatgttgtttactgtgaCCCTCTGTTTTTTCCCGCGAATGCCTAGCtcgcacaggagagcaatggtggattttgctaCAAAGCTACGGCAACTGACCTCCATTGGCCACACATGGGCGCTCCAGCCTCACTGCTCAGCTTCTGATACCATCTCTGCATACCTAGCTGTCTTGCGCTCAatagcctcctcaactctgtcttcccacgggacagtaAGCTCAACAAAGTACGCTACCTTCTCTATttccaaccacaacagcaggtctgATCTCTGCCGAGTGTTCACTACATTCGCTGGGACAGTCAGCTGACCATTAAGGTCGGatctcagctcccaggctccgcccaccctTAGCTGCCCTGCACTATGCCTGATCCTCGCCGATCTGGCCTTTTCTCCTTCCCGAACACACATAGTGtgcttattctcctttctagcagatgagaGCTAAGAGCGCTACTGCATGCTAATGacaggagtactaaatattaatttgatgatgtgatggtttatttactttttgtccAGTTTTGAACACACTCTGTTATGTTGAGAACTGCCATATTGAAACTGTGAAGAATtcagttttgttagtttttatagtaaacaataaacaaaataaatataatttgtatttgtttgtgtctgtccaATGCAGTCACatcttttgaaacacaaaaagtttttttttccccacaaatattaataaaaaatgataatatttgagattgtgtaaaattttaaggttGTCcataaactttttttccaccactgtacatctacttgctttggcttcacttttgaggagctgttccaacGTCCATCTTTATAGAGTCCATGGTTTGAACTTGCTGGCAGAGTAGCTAATTTTATTGCTGGCAACTCTGGTGGATTGTGGCGCGAATGCATATAAGGGGATTTGGCTCATCTGCTGCTTTCTGTGCGAGTGGGTAAAAATAATGGCCCACTGTCTGGATTGTCATCACAACGGAAACGCATATTGGTGCAAATACGACAATCGAGGCAGGTCGTGGTCCAGCACTGAAACAACTCGCACAGAACGAGTTCGTAAGATGCAGCAGCAACAATGCAGCAACAAAGCCGTGCTGGTCATGATTAAGGGATTTTCTGTgcctctcctctcgtctctgGCCATCAGTAACCAGAGTGCAGCAGGGACTAGAGGCTGTGGctggatgagaggagaggaggaggaggaggaggagtagagtAGAATGTTAAACATGTCCTCTAGAccccagaggaggaagaggaggaggacgaggaggaggaggaggaggaggagggcggccAACGTGGCAGACTGTGCTCTCACTGCCTCTGTCCCTATCTCTCTGTATCACGTTCTCccactttatcttttttttttttctttacccaACTTGATCATACTTTTTATACTGTGCACTTATCTGGAtcttttaaatttagtttgtcaCGCTGATAGTAATTCAGTCACCGTATCTGATGTTATTAGGCTGAAGGATTTACATCAAGCTCAAGCTCAACCTGCTCTTTCAGAATGGTtctttgtgggaaaaaaaaattaaatactctGCTGTACGTTCTTTTTAAAAACCCTAAGCCAATTTCACTTAACAAATTACAACACATTTTGTGTAACCAGTAACTGGTAAGAGGAGGAATCAAACACAGGTGGTGCATTCAACGTCTTCACTATAAAATTCAGGCAAAGACAAAGACCAAACATCACGaggacaacaaaaaagaaagcaataacGACCAGAGATAAACACGAGGCAACATGAGGCACAAGGTGAGACAACACAGAGGAACAAAAAAGTCAGGGACGACACAAACCTCATTTGAAATAACAGAGACTAACAGCAACTTACAAAATAActctgtgttgcattttttttctacagtgctatataaataaagtttgatttgatttgacctCTGGTTTCTTCATCTGCTGTTTAGACAGCAACAGTGTTAACACTTTTTTGGGAGGATAAGTTTTGctttagttcattatttgatgttttaaaaaacagaaggtgtcagaagatggtccactgtggtcataaagggatggacatggtcagcaacaatactcaggtagattgtggcatttaaaccatgctcagtttgtactaaggggcccaaagtgtgccaagaaaatatcccccacaccatcacaccaccaccaccagcctgaaccgttgatacaaggcaggatggatccatgctttcatgtttcttacgccaaattctgaccctgccatctgaatgtcacagctgaaatcaagactcgtcagaccaggaaacgtttttccaatcttctattgtccagttttgcctgtgtgaactgtagtctcagtttccagcccgtctggcaccaacaaccacaccacgttaaaagtcacttaaatcccctttcttccccattctgatgcccAGTTGGAACTTCAGCGAGTTGTCTCGATCACCTCTACgtgaataaatgcactgaattgcagccatgtgattggctgattagctatttgtgttaacaagcaatcaAACAGGTGCACCtgataaagtggcaagtgagtgtataatccaacatttcccttGTAGGTGGTTgaagtagagcagagcgtagcaTTAATTTATCAAATGCGAGTGTAATATTGCAATTGTTGAGAAAACCTTGGGATAAAACCGAGAAatatcaaacaacaacaaaaagcactgAGATGCAAAGCGTGTCACTGCGCGCTGAAGCTGCAGGAGGCAACAAGAGCTCATACTGGTACGTGTGTGGACCGAGACAAAAGCAAGAAATACACTGTGTATGTCTCCACATACGGTGCAGGCAGCTGTAGGGAAATCAGTGACAAGACAGAGCCTCCTCATTACATCCAGATCAGACCAGCGCTACAGCATGTATGGCCTTTCGGAGTTTGaagttttgacatttaattacAGTATCCCCAGCAGGCAGATTGGTAGAACGCTCCAGAGCGCTACAGCGATGCCAAAAATCCAATCTTCCGGGTTTCTCGGAGACGAGCAGACGAGCGGATCCAGTTCTCGTGCCGTAACTTCTCAGGTTATGCATTCACACCTCGTCTCCTGATCGCTCTTACAGCAGCCGAAAAGCTCGCAGAGCAACTTTGCATATGCGAGGATGCAAATGGCtgcgagagcgagagagagagacagagagctgtgAAAACTATGAACTTTGGCGCCCGGAAAGTGTTGTGCAGGAATGGCACCTTTTCTGTAAGTTTGTGTGGAGTAAGTCTTCAGCGGTGTTGCTGTCAAAGAAGTCTTTTGCAGTGGGTAATTCTTCTCTTTAATTCTGGACGGATTTGGTCGAGCTTTCCGCAGTTTGATAAATGACATTGACTTCATCTCTAGAATAATCTTGGCTAAGCTATGAGGTGTCCATTTGTGATTTGTCTCTTCCTCTTGTTGAACTGTGGTTATCAAAGTAAGTCGGCATGGACAGACTGAGCAAAATCcagtctttttgttctttcttctaaaactactttttttgagtttgacaaTCAGACGCAGTAATTTCTGCAGAACAAGTCATTTTTCCACTTGACCTGCCTGCAAGTCATTGTTCTGCTCGGAGACAGCTTCAACATTACGTAAAACTACCACAACCCAGCTTCCTTTTCACTTTAAGTTCACCATTTCTAACTTAAACATCACATTTTTAAGTAAGAAGAGAAACAGGCCACGAGCAGCGGTCAACTAAAAACCCGGAGCCGCGGGGCCCCGGCGCGTCCGCGAGCAACAAATCAATATCAACAACACGAAGAAATCTGTTTTTTCACCTCCCGAAACTGTTTCTGTAGCCTCCAGGCCGCCTGCTGGACTGTGTgcctgcgtgtttgtgtgtgtgtgtgtgtgtgcatctgtgtctcCGTCCCTGGCAATCCCCATGAAAACACCATGTGGCCACGGTGCAGCCTATCACAAGAGGGAGACAGTTGCTGTGCTTCTGCAGGTTGGTCGCCCAAGGAGCTGTCcgtttcagcaccacggagcGGCAGCAGTCACCACAAATCTGACACTTAAATCgtaagcaaaacaaaacaaaaaaacaaaaaaataaaaaataacatttgtgtACACGCTCTAGAAGTAGTAcactgatctgccacaacattatgaccacaccAACGCTGACCATGAGGCTTAATATACACCAATGAGTCACAACATTAATACGACTGACATGAGAAGAATAAAACATTGACTGTCTTGTGACAAAACAacgttcttctgggaaacttttggacctaccattcatggggatgttacttagacatgtaccaaagcagccatccccatcaggatgcacacgcacaaaaacgctttaggaacaaactccaaaaaacatgaagaacagcacaaggtgttgacctgacctccaaattcactagatccaaaactgatcaagtatctctgggatgatccacagaggctcctcccccactaataacatcctgataccagacaccacaggacacgtccattctctgatgagccacaactgttttggaggccccagagagacctacacaataataagaaggtggtcataatgttgtgccagATCAGCGTATTCTAGGTATTTCACCGTATTAACTCTTACATGCGCTGTAGGCATCTACATTTTCATTCCCAAATAAAGGCCCGGGACCCCGGGAGCGAGCCTTGGGTCGATTTTACTGGACACGCCTCCGTGCTCCGCGGAGCATGTGTCTAAATATGAGCGGCCGTGACAGTGTTAGAATCACTATCTTTCCTGCGAGGCGGGTGGGGATGAGAAACATATGACAGAGTCGAACATAAAGAGCACGGATCAGTGACTTTTACAACCTAACCCATCTATTTCTGTCAGAGCCGGCCCTTAACCGCTCGGTCAGGTGTTTTTTTACTCGCG
The nucleotide sequence above comes from Mugil cephalus isolate CIBA_MC_2020 chromosome 2, CIBA_Mcephalus_1.1, whole genome shotgun sequence. Encoded proteins:
- the LOC125003464 gene encoding beta-fibrinogenase brevinase-like; translation: MAPLTLLLVLLWVGTTVSTVVDVHKRIIGGEDCNPTERLYHVKVTSSNRTHRTLCGGSLINDQWVLTVAHCWKKGFNLSVVLGVHPGPGEKVDITTEPEIYRKRHIFRKKIHDIMLLRLPVTTQIEPIDLADCNAKPELGDKDLSGVHGPPQAPQAPVTLQIDTMGHEVQIAGHASTRTGNNKERITGESRTLQCVNVNTVDCTRLRELKKDTPRNYQHWFCGQADGKDSSRGDSGGGVVYNGQIYGVISFTGDPVYATKEAIGFIDLCHPGYLQWIETTIATPERKQM